The proteins below are encoded in one region of Ornithinimicrobium avium:
- a CDS encoding YggT family protein: protein MVGQILSYVLGLYLLVLIGRLVFDWVQVFARDWRPKGPILVLANGLYALTDPPLNALRKVIPPLRLGNVALDLAFLVLFLAVSLGRSLVRLIPF from the coding sequence ATGGTCGGCCAGATTCTCTCCTACGTCCTTGGCCTCTATCTGCTCGTCCTCATCGGACGGCTGGTCTTCGACTGGGTGCAGGTGTTCGCCAGGGACTGGCGCCCCAAGGGGCCGATCCTGGTCCTCGCCAACGGTCTCTACGCGCTCACCGACCCGCCGCTCAATGCCCTGCGCAAGGTGATCCCGCCGCTCCGGCTGGGCAACGTCGCGCTCGATCTCGCCTTCCTCGTCCTCTTCCTCGCCGTGAGCCTCGGGCGGTCCCTGGTGCGGCTGATCCCGTTCTGA
- a CDS encoding DivIVA domain-containing protein, which yields MALHPDDVVRKTFRTTQLRRGYDEGEVDAFLEEVVAELRQLRDEVDEQKAEIDHLRGQLEHGDEAAQRRALEEQQLDQVRRERDSVVQELKDADRRVAQARADAEAAERDREASLEEIRARFDDDLFALEKKVHQVREEANRAEDESQERQRAAQDLMAQVHLEEERLAARLTALREDAVQALGEELGSDRADELAGAVSVPEAAGPMADLRFVAALASAARKEQSERAVRDAEAVRTDAAAERERMIGDAATRTQALLVNAQREHDELVEQARKAHEELVRTAQEQHDELVGAAQAEHDRLLETGKTQQARFVTDGTQTRDELLAEGQAENQRLIRAAKEVHERMIHEATEEHRRLLDTGRAEHDRLISEAEEQRAGVLADLNARRDLLQSKVEELDRFQGEYRQRLRTYMAEQMKVLDDDAWHR from the coding sequence GTGGCACTCCATCCCGACGACGTCGTCCGCAAGACGTTCCGCACGACGCAGCTTCGACGCGGCTACGACGAGGGTGAGGTCGACGCTTTCCTCGAGGAGGTCGTCGCCGAGCTGCGCCAGTTGCGCGACGAGGTCGACGAGCAGAAGGCGGAGATCGACCACCTCAGGGGGCAGCTGGAGCACGGTGACGAAGCCGCTCAGCGGCGCGCTTTGGAGGAGCAACAGCTTGACCAGGTCCGGCGCGAGCGCGACTCCGTGGTCCAGGAGCTGAAGGACGCCGATCGGCGCGTCGCGCAGGCACGGGCGGACGCCGAGGCTGCCGAGCGAGACCGGGAGGCAAGCCTGGAGGAGATCCGTGCCCGGTTCGACGACGACCTCTTTGCCCTGGAGAAGAAGGTCCACCAGGTCCGCGAGGAGGCCAACAGGGCGGAGGACGAGAGCCAGGAGCGCCAGCGCGCCGCCCAGGACCTGATGGCCCAGGTGCACCTCGAGGAGGAGCGGCTGGCCGCACGACTGACCGCGCTGCGCGAAGACGCGGTGCAGGCCTTGGGCGAGGAGCTCGGGTCGGACCGCGCCGACGAGCTCGCTGGCGCCGTAAGCGTGCCGGAGGCGGCTGGGCCCATGGCGGACCTGCGGTTCGTCGCCGCCCTGGCGTCCGCCGCGCGCAAGGAGCAGTCCGAGCGTGCGGTGCGGGACGCCGAGGCGGTGCGCACCGATGCGGCTGCGGAGCGGGAGCGGATGATCGGCGACGCTGCCACGCGCACCCAGGCACTGCTGGTCAACGCCCAGCGCGAGCACGACGAGTTGGTCGAGCAGGCGCGGAAGGCGCACGAGGAGCTGGTGCGCACCGCCCAGGAGCAGCACGACGAGCTGGTGGGTGCTGCGCAGGCAGAGCACGACCGATTGCTGGAGACGGGCAAGACGCAGCAGGCCCGCTTCGTCACCGACGGCACTCAGACTCGCGACGAGCTGCTTGCCGAGGGGCAGGCTGAGAACCAGCGCTTGATCAGGGCGGCCAAGGAGGTGCACGAGCGGATGATCCACGAGGCGACGGAGGAGCACCGTCGACTGCTCGACACCGGCCGGGCCGAGCACGACCGGCTGATCAGCGAGGCAGAGGAGCAGCGGGCCGGAGTCCTCGCGGACCTCAACGCTCGACGCGACCTGCTGCAGAGCAAGGTCGAGGAGCTCGACCGCTTCCAGGGCGAGTACCGTCAGCGGTTGCGCACCTACATGGCGGAGCAGATGAAGGTGCTCGACGACGATGCCTGGCACCGGTAG
- a CDS encoding TraR/DksA family transcriptional regulator has protein sequence MAKSAKTTTTTTTAVASVLSVREGEEPWTVEELAEVCTELESDVQRLTEELDEAEEDLVELMRNYGDGAGDDQADAGAATWEREQELSLTNNARSLLEQTQHAVERIEEGTYGDCESCGTPIGKMRLQAFPRATLCLTCKQKQERR, from the coding sequence GTGGCCAAGTCTGCGAAAACCACTACCACCACGACCACCGCCGTCGCATCGGTCCTCAGTGTGCGCGAGGGGGAGGAGCCGTGGACGGTCGAGGAGCTGGCGGAGGTGTGCACCGAGCTGGAGTCCGACGTGCAGCGCCTCACCGAAGAGCTGGACGAGGCCGAGGAGGACCTCGTGGAGCTGATGCGCAACTACGGCGACGGGGCCGGTGACGACCAGGCCGACGCCGGCGCCGCGACCTGGGAGCGGGAGCAGGAGCTCTCGCTGACCAACAACGCCCGCTCGCTGCTCGAGCAGACCCAGCACGCCGTCGAGCGGATCGAGGAGGGCACCTACGGAGACTGCGAGTCCTGCGGCACACCGATCGGCAAGATGCGGCTGCAGGCCTTTCCTCGTGCGACCCTATGCCTGACATGCAAGCAGAAGCAGGAACGACGCTGA
- a CDS encoding type II secretion system F family protein → MAGVLLPVTAAATVALAAVLATYAMTAQPGRVRAQSLANLRRGDRQAARDADLVTGGGLVGLARKLTPAGRVRGLDLQLSRAGRPAAWPLERVLVTKVLGTAATAALMLLLFSVSPSRRLVAFAVVMVVLVWFLPEILLYNTAQKRKVAIQRALPDTLDQMTIAVEAGLGFESAMAHVARNGSGPLAEELIRTLQDIQVGQPRRDAYRALAERSPEEDLRRFLRAVIQAEQHGVSIAGVLSTQAQEMRIKRRQRAEEKAMQIPVKVVFPLILTILPVLFIIVMGPGVINMIDAFSGR, encoded by the coding sequence ATGGCCGGCGTTCTCCTGCCGGTCACTGCGGCCGCAACCGTCGCGCTGGCCGCTGTGCTCGCGACCTACGCGATGACCGCCCAGCCCGGTCGGGTGCGCGCGCAGAGCCTGGCCAACCTGCGGCGCGGGGATCGGCAAGCCGCCCGCGATGCCGACCTGGTCACCGGCGGCGGACTCGTGGGCCTGGCCCGCAAGCTCACGCCGGCGGGCCGCGTCCGTGGGCTGGACCTGCAGCTGTCCCGCGCCGGTCGGCCAGCGGCATGGCCGCTGGAGCGCGTCCTTGTCACCAAGGTGCTCGGCACGGCCGCGACAGCGGCACTGATGCTGCTGCTCTTCAGCGTCAGCCCGAGCCGGCGGCTCGTGGCCTTCGCGGTGGTGATGGTCGTCCTCGTGTGGTTCCTGCCGGAGATCCTGCTCTACAACACTGCGCAGAAGCGCAAGGTCGCCATCCAGCGCGCGCTGCCAGACACCCTCGACCAGATGACGATCGCGGTTGAGGCCGGCCTTGGGTTTGAGTCGGCGATGGCGCACGTAGCGAGGAACGGCAGCGGGCCCCTAGCCGAGGAGCTCATCCGCACGCTGCAGGACATCCAGGTCGGCCAACCACGTCGCGACGCCTACCGTGCGCTGGCCGAGCGAAGTCCCGAGGAGGACCTACGTCGATTCCTTCGCGCGGTCATCCAGGCAGAGCAGCACGGTGTCTCCATCGCCGGCGTCCTGTCGACCCAGGCCCAGGAGATGCGCATCAAGCGGCGTCAGCGGGCTGAGGAGAAGGCGATGCAGATCCCGGTCAAGGTGGTCTTCCCCCTGATCCTCACCATTCTGCCGGTGCTCTTCATCATCGTCATGGGGCCCGGAGTCATCAACATGATCGACGCCTTCTCAGGCCGGTAG
- a CDS encoding CpaF family protein: MRLSDRLKAAQLQDEPGRHRDGVAAAGSSLDGAGEGSPTSAEHSELAPAGADDDVTVRSLVEPVPVRATPRSAPPDALVAFKTKAREELFARLGGRLTDSSLAENDLQALVRRELTSLVQGAELALKPDERRQLIAELTDDVLGYGPLQKLLEDDDVTEIMVNGPDNVYVEVAGRITRTPVHFTSEDHLRRVIERIVSRVGRRIDESSPLVDARLEDGSRVNAIIPPLAFTGPTLTIRKFGKVPLTAEDLMAKGSLSPQMVQLLQACVEGKLNILVSGGTGTGKTTMLNVLSSFIPHDERIVTIEDAVELQLQQEHLVRLESRPANIEGRGEVTIRELVRNSLRMRPDRIIVGEVRGGESLDMLQAMNTGHEGSLSTLHANTPRDAISRLETMVLMAGMDLPLRAIREQIASALDVIVHLTRLRDGTRRVTHLTEVQGMEGDIITLQDAFVFDYAAGVDHNGRFLGTTRPTGVRPGFTERFEDLGIELPEHLFEADLVGRSRW; this comes from the coding sequence ATGAGACTGTCCGACCGGCTGAAGGCAGCCCAACTCCAGGACGAGCCCGGACGGCACCGCGACGGCGTTGCGGCTGCAGGGTCGTCGCTCGATGGGGCTGGCGAGGGGAGCCCCACCTCAGCTGAGCATTCGGAGCTGGCTCCTGCCGGTGCTGACGATGACGTGACAGTTCGCTCGCTCGTCGAGCCAGTCCCGGTACGTGCTACGCCGCGGTCAGCCCCGCCTGACGCGCTTGTCGCTTTCAAGACGAAGGCCAGAGAGGAGCTGTTTGCTCGCCTAGGTGGCCGGCTCACAGACTCCTCGCTGGCAGAGAACGACCTGCAAGCGCTGGTCCGCCGCGAGCTCACCTCCCTGGTCCAGGGCGCCGAGCTCGCACTGAAGCCGGACGAGCGGCGACAGCTCATCGCCGAGCTCACCGACGACGTCCTCGGCTACGGCCCCCTGCAGAAACTGCTGGAAGACGACGACGTCACCGAGATCATGGTCAACGGTCCTGACAACGTCTACGTCGAGGTGGCAGGTCGGATCACCCGGACCCCGGTCCACTTCACCAGTGAGGATCACCTGCGCCGTGTGATCGAGCGCATCGTCTCTCGTGTCGGTCGACGCATCGACGAGTCTTCTCCTCTGGTGGACGCCAGGCTTGAGGACGGGTCGCGCGTGAACGCCATCATCCCACCCCTCGCGTTCACCGGGCCAACGTTGACGATCCGCAAGTTCGGCAAAGTGCCGCTCACCGCAGAAGACCTCATGGCCAAAGGGTCTCTCTCCCCCCAGATGGTGCAGCTCCTGCAGGCGTGCGTCGAGGGCAAGCTCAACATCCTGGTCAGCGGGGGCACCGGCACCGGCAAGACCACCATGCTCAACGTCCTGTCGTCGTTCATCCCCCACGACGAGCGCATCGTCACGATCGAGGACGCCGTCGAGCTGCAGCTCCAGCAGGAGCATCTGGTGCGCCTGGAGAGTCGCCCTGCCAACATCGAGGGACGCGGCGAGGTCACGATCCGTGAGCTCGTCCGCAACTCGCTGCGCATGCGTCCGGACCGCATCATCGTCGGGGAGGTCCGTGGCGGCGAGAGCCTCGACATGCTCCAGGCGATGAACACGGGCCACGAGGGCAGCTTGTCCACGCTCCATGCCAATACCCCGCGCGATGCGATCTCGCGGCTGGAGACCATGGTCCTGATGGCCGGCATGGACCTGCCGTTGCGCGCCATCCGCGAGCAGATCGCCTCGGCGCTGGACGTGATCGTGCACCTGACCCGTCTTCGGGACGGCACGCGACGTGTCACGCACCTGACCGAAGTGCAGGGCATGGAGGGAGACATCATCACGTTGCAGGACGCTTTCGTCTTCGACTACGCCGCCGGGGTCGACCACAACGGCCGTTTCCTGGGCACGACTCGCCCAACGGGCGTGCGTCCAGGGTTCACGGAGCGGTTTGAGGACCTGGGGATCGAGCTGCCTGAGCACCTCTTCGAAGCTGATCTGGTGGGGCGGAGCCGGTGGTGA
- a CDS encoding DivIVA domain-containing protein: protein MALSPEDVIKKSFSATHLRRGYDETQVDDFLDEVVVELRRLVAENDGLRSDLEDCRAGQGIGGADRTDSYDAAAFAGAPDGRREELEAELEELRAQVASERAAADQAEAEARDRIAAARSSADGAEQGAGQQAGAEVEDLRRQLEECKAAREAAEQRATAAEQARDEGAQGSAEVEDLRSKVAAADERVRELEGQLQQAQEQARQAEERASAAPATVSAPGEDPTTIISLAQRLHDQHVAEGETTKVRLVEEAEGYRDRVVTEADTKRNELLQTGQETHDRLVHEGQSKHDELVTTGQQTHDQLVQEGHAKHDELVQTGQQTHDHLVQEGQQERGRLIHEGQTQHDQLVQEGTTTRDTLVNEGTSTRDQLVGEAEQHRAGILEDLNKQQSSLTGRIGDLQTQETDLRDRLRAFLSDQLSKVDGT from the coding sequence ATGGCGCTGTCCCCCGAGGACGTCATCAAGAAGAGTTTCAGCGCGACGCACCTGCGCCGAGGCTATGACGAGACCCAGGTCGACGACTTCCTCGACGAGGTCGTCGTCGAGCTGCGCCGGCTGGTCGCCGAGAACGACGGCCTGCGCTCCGACCTCGAGGACTGCCGCGCCGGTCAGGGCATCGGCGGCGCCGACCGGACCGACTCCTACGACGCGGCAGCGTTCGCCGGTGCCCCCGACGGCCGACGGGAGGAGCTGGAGGCCGAGCTCGAGGAGCTCCGTGCCCAGGTGGCGTCCGAGCGTGCGGCTGCCGACCAGGCCGAGGCGGAGGCTCGTGACCGCATCGCGGCTGCGCGCAGCTCCGCGGACGGGGCCGAGCAGGGCGCCGGTCAGCAGGCCGGTGCCGAGGTCGAGGACCTGCGCCGCCAGCTCGAGGAGTGCAAAGCCGCACGCGAGGCAGCCGAGCAGCGTGCCACCGCGGCGGAGCAGGCCCGCGACGAGGGCGCCCAGGGCTCTGCCGAGGTCGAGGACCTCCGGAGCAAGGTCGCCGCGGCGGACGAGCGCGTGCGCGAGCTGGAGGGGCAGCTGCAGCAGGCCCAGGAGCAGGCCCGCCAGGCCGAGGAGAGGGCCAGCGCCGCACCGGCCACCGTCTCCGCCCCCGGCGAGGACCCCACGACGATCATCTCCCTGGCGCAGCGGCTGCACGACCAGCACGTCGCCGAGGGCGAGACGACCAAGGTCCGTCTGGTGGAGGAGGCCGAGGGCTACCGCGACCGCGTGGTGACCGAGGCCGACACCAAGCGCAACGAGCTGCTGCAGACCGGGCAGGAGACCCACGACCGTCTGGTGCACGAGGGACAGAGCAAGCACGACGAGCTGGTCACCACCGGTCAGCAGACGCACGACCAGCTGGTCCAGGAGGGGCACGCCAAGCACGACGAGCTCGTCCAGACCGGCCAGCAGACCCACGACCACCTCGTGCAGGAGGGTCAGCAGGAGCGGGGTCGGCTCATCCACGAGGGCCAGACCCAGCACGACCAGCTGGTCCAGGAGGGCACGACCACGCGGGACACCCTCGTCAACGAGGGCACCAGCACCCGCGATCAGCTCGTCGGCGAGGCCGAGCAGCACCGTGCCGGCATCCTGGAGGACCTGAACAAGCAGCAGTCCTCGCTGACCGGTCGCATCGGCGACCTGCAGACGCAGGAGACCGACCTGCGCGACCGGCTGCGGGCTTTCCTCAGCGACCAGCTGTCGAAGGTCGACGGGACCTGA
- the lspA gene encoding signal peptidase II, protein MQAEAGTTLTPRRRRTLVVLGIAAAWVLIDQLTKAWAERALADGEPVQVIGDLLRFHLTYNSGAAFSLGTGSTGILTMVATAIVLAVLWQAFKVRSLPWAIALGLLLGGALGNLVDRYFRAPAPGQGHVVDFLRLPNFPIFNVADIGVTSAAVLIALLALRGHLPDGSREGHRGEHREHDETGRESQAHRPGTGSVPHTASDQEHGR, encoded by the coding sequence ATGCAAGCAGAAGCAGGAACGACGCTGACCCCACGCCGCCGCCGCACGCTCGTCGTGCTGGGCATCGCCGCCGCCTGGGTCCTGATCGACCAGCTCACCAAGGCCTGGGCCGAGCGTGCCCTCGCCGACGGGGAGCCGGTCCAGGTGATCGGCGACCTGCTCCGCTTCCACCTGACCTACAACTCCGGCGCGGCCTTCTCTCTGGGGACCGGGTCGACGGGCATCCTGACCATGGTCGCCACCGCCATCGTGCTCGCCGTCCTCTGGCAGGCGTTCAAGGTGCGCAGCCTGCCGTGGGCGATCGCCCTGGGCCTGCTGCTCGGTGGCGCGCTGGGCAACCTGGTCGACCGCTACTTCCGGGCGCCCGCGCCGGGCCAGGGCCACGTCGTCGACTTCCTGCGGCTGCCCAACTTCCCGATCTTCAACGTCGCGGACATCGGCGTGACCAGCGCAGCCGTCCTCATCGCGCTGCTCGCGCTGCGCGGCCACCTGCCCGACGGCAGTCGCGAGGGACACCGCGGCGAGCACCGTGAGCACGACGAGACCGGCCGCGAGTCGCAGGCTCATAGGCCGGGGACGGGGTCCGTGCCGCATACCGCGAGCGACCAGGAGCACGGTCGGTGA
- a CDS encoding type II secretion system F family protein gives MVTPGSVSPLWLGVGAIALAAGLVVTILAWPVTAVDVQRRLGARTPTTLLTRSTDRATGLIDRLVGQRGSRASWERVLDRAGIQRTVPEFILLVGAGSLVGLAVGYVVGGPVVGVLLAGFAVAGAVLWVSLRSDKRKADFADQLDDILTLLASNLRAGHSLQHALDAMSREVEQPAASEMARAVTQVRVGRDLSDALGDVADRMDSDDFRWITQAIGIHRQVGGNLADVLDTVADTIRERGQVRRQVQALSAEGRLSAWVLIALPFFVILALSFLNPGYLAVFTDSMLGYLLMAVAAVLLVIGIYWMRIMVKVEF, from the coding sequence GTGGTGACGCCCGGCTCGGTCAGCCCGCTGTGGCTAGGTGTCGGCGCGATCGCCCTGGCAGCGGGCCTCGTCGTCACCATCCTGGCGTGGCCTGTGACGGCGGTCGACGTCCAGCGCCGTCTAGGCGCTCGCACGCCGACGACGCTGCTCACCCGCAGCACCGATCGGGCCACCGGACTGATCGATCGTCTCGTGGGTCAGCGGGGCAGCCGAGCGTCTTGGGAGCGGGTGCTCGATCGTGCCGGCATCCAGCGGACGGTGCCAGAGTTCATCCTGCTGGTCGGTGCAGGCTCCTTGGTCGGTCTGGCCGTGGGGTATGTGGTCGGCGGACCGGTGGTGGGCGTGCTGCTCGCCGGGTTCGCCGTCGCAGGGGCGGTGCTGTGGGTGAGCCTCCGCTCGGACAAGCGCAAGGCCGACTTCGCCGACCAGCTCGATGACATTCTCACGCTGCTGGCCAGCAACCTTCGGGCTGGTCATAGTCTGCAGCACGCACTCGACGCCATGAGTCGGGAGGTCGAGCAGCCGGCCGCCTCGGAGATGGCGCGTGCGGTCACCCAGGTGCGCGTGGGCCGAGACCTCAGCGATGCTCTCGGGGATGTCGCCGACCGGATGGACAGCGACGACTTCAGGTGGATCACCCAAGCCATTGGCATCCATCGGCAGGTCGGCGGCAACCTGGCCGACGTGCTGGACACGGTCGCGGACACGATCCGTGAGCGCGGGCAGGTCCGACGCCAGGTGCAGGCGCTCAGCGCAGAAGGGCGGCTGTCCGCGTGGGTGCTCATCGCACTCCCGTTCTTCGTGATCCTCGCTCTGTCTTTCCTGAATCCGGGCTACCTTGCGGTGTTCACCGACAGCATGCTCGGCTATCTCTTGATGGCTGTCGCCGCGGTCCTGCTCGTGATCGGGATCTATTGGATGCGGATCATGGTCAAGGTCGAATTCTGA
- a CDS encoding cell division protein SepF — protein sequence MAGALRKTMEYLGLAESDERFDDYDAYPTEDEARHEAPVQRDPASVRAVRDEDERAHGAEVTALPRRTPVKQVVREAQMSELNRITTIHPRTYNEAKDIGEAFRSGVPVIMNLTDMDDSDAKRLVDFAAGLAFGLRGSIERVTSKVFLLGPEHVHVDSGQPAPAPRAGGQGPFNQS from the coding sequence ATGGCCGGGGCACTGCGCAAGACCATGGAGTACCTCGGACTCGCCGAGTCCGACGAGCGCTTCGACGACTACGACGCCTACCCCACCGAGGACGAGGCTCGCCACGAGGCGCCGGTGCAGCGCGACCCCGCGTCGGTGCGCGCGGTCCGCGACGAGGACGAGCGGGCGCACGGGGCCGAGGTCACGGCGCTGCCGCGCCGCACGCCGGTCAAGCAGGTCGTCCGGGAGGCGCAGATGAGCGAGCTGAACCGCATCACCACCATCCACCCGCGCACCTACAACGAGGCCAAGGACATCGGCGAGGCCTTCCGCTCCGGCGTCCCGGTGATCATGAACCTCACCGACATGGACGACTCCGACGCCAAGCGCCTGGTCGACTTCGCCGCCGGCCTGGCCTTCGGCCTGCGCGGATCCATCGAACGCGTGACGAGCAAGGTCTTCCTCCTGGGCCCCGAGCACGTGCACGTCGACAGCGGGCAGCCGGCCCCGGCGCCCCGTGCCGGGGGGCAGGGGCCGTTCAACCAGAGCTGA
- a CDS encoding YggS family pyridoxal phosphate-dependent enzyme, with product MTGTARHDELAANLSGMRVDVDAACAAAGRDPADVTLIVVTKFFPASDVEELVSLGVRHIGENRDQEVGPKVADLPEEVRGLLTVHFVGQLQTNKANRVARYADVVQSVDRARLVTALDRGAGIALDEGLRQEPIDVTLQVDLGEGEDRGRGGALPEDLPALADATASAEHLRLRGLMAVAPRDQDEPGVRAAFERLAQLGEDLRKDHPDATWMSAGMSGDFETAVTCGATHLRVGTRIMGSRL from the coding sequence ATGACCGGGACCGCCCGCCACGACGAGCTCGCCGCCAACCTGTCCGGCATGCGGGTCGACGTCGACGCCGCCTGCGCGGCCGCCGGGCGCGACCCCGCGGACGTCACGCTGATCGTGGTGACCAAGTTCTTCCCCGCCTCCGACGTCGAGGAGCTGGTCAGTCTGGGCGTCCGCCACATCGGCGAGAACCGTGACCAGGAGGTCGGCCCCAAGGTCGCCGACCTGCCCGAGGAGGTCCGTGGCCTGCTCACCGTGCACTTCGTCGGCCAGCTGCAGACCAACAAGGCCAACCGCGTCGCCCGCTACGCCGACGTCGTCCAGTCCGTCGACCGCGCCCGGCTCGTCACCGCCCTCGACCGCGGTGCCGGCATCGCGCTGGACGAGGGCCTACGGCAGGAGCCCATCGACGTCACGCTGCAGGTCGACCTGGGGGAGGGGGAGGACCGCGGCCGCGGCGGGGCTCTTCCCGAGGACCTGCCGGCGCTCGCCGACGCGACTGCCTCGGCCGAGCACCTGCGGCTGCGCGGGCTCATGGCCGTGGCGCCCAGGGACCAGGACGAGCCAGGGGTCAGGGCCGCGTTCGAGCGGCTCGCGCAGCTCGGCGAGGACCTTCGCAAGGATCATCCGGACGCCACCTGGATGTCCGCCGGAATGAGCGGCGACTTTGAAACTGCTGTGACATGTGGTGCGACTCACCTGCGTGTCGGCACCCGCATCATGGGCTCCCGGTTGTAG
- the pgeF gene encoding peptidoglycan editing factor PgeF: MFFWRERIEPSGAACGVELAFTDRRGGSSQAPFDGLNLALHVGDRDDAVTTNRRRLANELGLRLDDLRFMDQVHGCAVALTPGTVPGEGAPHGAVPPTADGIVSGRTDEALVVMVADCVPVLLLDRTVGLVAAVHAGRGGLVKGVVPAAVSRLRDLGAHDLEAVLGPSICAGCYEVPAELRDEAASVAPAAAAVSSTGTPAIDVAAGVVEQLGRDGVSVRRLPGCTRENPDLYSYRRDGRTGRFVGVVRLLDHEEAA; this comes from the coding sequence GTGTTCTTCTGGCGTGAGCGGATCGAGCCGAGCGGCGCCGCCTGCGGCGTGGAGTTGGCCTTCACCGACCGTCGGGGCGGGTCGAGCCAGGCGCCGTTCGACGGTCTCAACCTTGCCCTGCACGTGGGGGACCGCGACGACGCGGTGACCACCAACCGGCGCCGGCTCGCCAACGAGCTGGGCCTGCGGCTGGACGACCTGCGCTTCATGGACCAGGTCCACGGCTGCGCCGTCGCCCTGACGCCGGGCACCGTGCCCGGTGAGGGAGCCCCGCACGGCGCCGTGCCGCCGACAGCCGACGGCATCGTGTCCGGTCGCACGGACGAGGCGCTCGTCGTGATGGTCGCCGACTGCGTGCCCGTGCTCCTGCTCGACCGCACCGTCGGCCTCGTCGCGGCCGTGCACGCCGGGCGGGGAGGCCTCGTCAAGGGCGTCGTGCCGGCAGCCGTCTCGAGGCTTCGCGACCTCGGCGCACACGACCTCGAGGCCGTCCTCGGCCCGTCCATCTGCGCCGGGTGCTACGAGGTGCCTGCCGAGCTCCGGGACGAGGCCGCAAGCGTCGCTCCGGCCGCTGCTGCTGTCTCCTCGACCGGCACGCCCGCGATCGACGTCGCTGCGGGCGTGGTCGAGCAGCTGGGCCGCGACGGTGTCTCCGTGCGTCGGCTGCCCGGCTGCACCCGCGAGAACCCCGACCTCTACTCCTACCGCCGCGATGGCCGGACCGGCCGCTTCGTCGGCGTCGTCCGACTACTCGACCACGAGGAAGCCGCATGA
- a CDS encoding RluA family pseudouridine synthase, translating to MSDSRTFLVPHGLEGERVDAALARLLGLSRSKVAELAAGGHVRQDGRVVGKSDRVVGGSFVEIDLPPVEPPAGLEVVAEPVPGMRIVHDDTEIVVVDKPANVAAHPSVGWSGLTVVGGLRAAGYRISTSGAPERQGIVQRLDVGTSGLMVVAKSERAYTVLKQAFRDRTVDKTYHALVQGLPDPHEGTIDAPIGRHPGHDYRFAVRREGRASITHYELIEAHRSASLLEIELETGRTHQIRVHFSALRHPCCGDITYGADPVLAKRLGLERQWLHAVKLGFLHPGSGEYVQFESAYPADLERALEMIRG from the coding sequence GTGAGCGACTCCCGCACCTTCCTCGTGCCGCACGGGCTGGAGGGCGAGCGCGTGGACGCCGCCCTGGCCCGTCTGCTCGGCCTGTCCCGCTCCAAGGTCGCCGAGCTCGCCGCCGGAGGACACGTGCGCCAGGACGGCCGGGTGGTCGGCAAGTCCGACCGGGTCGTCGGCGGCAGCTTCGTCGAGATCGACCTGCCGCCCGTCGAGCCGCCGGCCGGGCTCGAGGTCGTGGCCGAGCCGGTGCCCGGCATGCGCATCGTCCACGACGACACCGAGATCGTTGTCGTCGACAAGCCGGCGAACGTCGCCGCCCACCCGAGCGTGGGCTGGAGCGGTCTCACCGTCGTCGGGGGGCTGCGCGCCGCCGGCTACCGGATCTCCACCTCGGGCGCTCCCGAGCGGCAGGGGATCGTCCAGCGCCTCGACGTCGGCACCTCCGGCCTGATGGTCGTGGCCAAGTCGGAGCGCGCCTACACGGTGCTCAAGCAGGCCTTCCGCGACCGCACGGTCGACAAGACCTACCACGCGCTCGTCCAGGGGCTGCCCGACCCGCACGAGGGCACGATCGACGCGCCCATCGGGCGTCATCCCGGGCACGACTACCGCTTCGCGGTGCGCCGTGAGGGCCGGGCGAGCATCACGCACTACGAGCTGATCGAGGCGCACCGGTCGGCCAGCCTGCTGGAGATCGAGCTCGAGACCGGCCGCACCCACCAGATCCGCGTCCACTTCTCGGCGCTGCGACACCCGTGCTGCGGCGACATCACCTACGGGGCCGACCCGGTGCTGGCCAAGCGGCTCGGGCTTGAGCGGCAGTGGCTCCATGCGGTCAAGCTGGGCTTCCTGCACCCGGGGAGCGGTGAGTACGTCCAGTTCGAGTCGGCCTACCCGGCGGACCTTGAGCGGGCGCTGGAGATGATCCGGGGCTGA